The nucleotide sequence GCACATACTGCTCTCAGACTAAGGCCAAGTGCAGCTGTAGTTTTCCCTTTACCATTGCCTGTATAAACTTGAATATAACCTTTTTCCATTTTTAAAATCTTCCTTTCATATAGCAATTTTAAAACCCTGTTTATATAATTCTTATTCCCATTAAAGTCTTTAATGAGTATATACTGAACAAATTAGAATAGTTTTTTAAAGTTTTTAAAGCAAATTCTGTTTTTTGCTTGTCATCATATATAATTCCAAGGACGCTGCCACTGTGTGCACCAATGATTCCAAGTCCTCCTGTGTTATTTTTTATCCTAATAATTTCTTCAATCCAATCATACTTAAGCCTTTTTTGATTTCTAAGTATGCTCTCCGTTGACACAAAAGAAAGTTTCTCTGAATTTTTCTCTTGAACAGCCTGTTTTAAATATGGTATTAAATCATCTACATCACTTAAACTTGGAAGAACTCTATTATTAAATTCTACAGTATTCACTATATTCCTTCCTTCAAATGCAAGAATATTATATTTAAAGTAACTGCCTATCTTATAGACTGTATTGCCAAATTTATAATCAAATAAAGTCATTTTGTCATAAATTATGCTGTCTGTCGGTTCAATTCTTATGCATTCATTTTTTAATTCATCTTCATTAAATTGTCTGTCAAACATTTTTATCAAACAATAATAAAGTGCACAAAGATCGGCTGTACTGCTTGCCATTCCCTTACCACATGGTATATCAGAATTTATTTCTATATCCATATTCTTATAAAGACCTTCAAGATTCCACTCCTTCAATACATTGTATAGAAATATAGATGATTTTTCATACTTGTTCTTGTTTGTAGGATTGTTTGTCTCGTATATTTTAACATTAGTATAAACATTAACAGGACAGGACAGCAGCATATCATGTCCACTTACTTTGCCCTGAATCACTTCTCCAAAGCTTCCGGGATATCTGACTTTAGCCTCCATAAAATACACCCTTCACTTCTTTTTTTATAAAATTTACAGCCTCTTCTTCACTATAAAATACATTTTTGTAATTACCTTTTTTTCTCCCTATTACTATTGCATATATGTCATTATCAATACACGATTTTATCTTTTCAAAGGTGCCTCCTTGAATTCCACTGTCCTTCATTATCATAGCCCTTACATCATACTCTCTTATAAAACTGCAATTTAAATCATAGCTTATAGGTCCTTTGATTGCTATTATGTCATCTACACTTATTCCATTCTGGTAACATTC is from Clostridium fermenticellae and encodes:
- a CDS encoding kinase is translated as MEAKVRYPGSFGEVIQGKVSGHDMLLSCPVNVYTNVKIYETNNPTNKNKYEKSSIFLYNVLKEWNLEGLYKNMDIEINSDIPCGKGMASSTADLCALYYCLIKMFDRQFNEDELKNECIRIEPTDSIIYDKMTLFDYKFGNTVYKIGSYFKYNILAFEGRNIVNTVEFNNRVLPSLSDVDDLIPYLKQAVQEKNSEKLSFVSTESILRNQKRLKYDWIEEIIRIKNNTGGLGIIGAHSGSVLGIIYDDKQKTEFALKTLKNYSNLFSIYSLKTLMGIRII